The DNA segment TACTTCTTATCACCAAGCAGTGACGGCAACAGGGCGTTTATCGTCTACCGATCCAAACTTACAGAATATCCCTATTCGTAATGAAGAAGGTCGCCGTATTCGTCAAGCCTTTGTCGCGCCACATGGCTGGAAAATATTAGCGGTCGATTACTCTCAAATCGAATTGCGCATTATGGCTCATTTGTCTGGTGATAAAGCGTTAGTAGAAGCGTTTGCCCAAGGCAAAGATATTCATGCTGCGACCGCCGCTGAAGTGATGGGGTGCAGTATTGAGCAAGTGACCTCAGAGCAACGTCGTCGTGCGAAAGCAGTCAACTTTGGTTTGATTTACGGTATGAGTGCGTTTGGTCTGGCCAAGCAATTAGGTATTCCTCGTGGAGAAGCACAGCAATACATGGATGTGTATTTTGAGCGTTACCCAGGGGTAATGCAGTATATGGAAGATACACGCTCACAAGCGACACAACAGGGTTATGTCGAAACCTTATTTGGACGTCGTCTGCATTTGCCGGAAATTAAATCGAGCAATGGGATGCGTCGCAAAGGCGCGGAACGTGCGGCGATCAATGCACCGATGCAAGGTACCGCGGCTGACATTATCAAGAAAGCGATGCTGCTGGTGGATGAATGGATCCAAGCCGAAGGTAACGGCGAAGTGAAATTGCTGATGCAAGTACACGATGAGTTGGTATTTGAAGTCAAAGAAAGCGAATTGGAGCGAATTGAAAGAAAAATACAATCTCTTATGGAATCAGCAGCAGAATTAAATGTGCCTTTAGTGGCAGAATTCGGCCATGGTGATAATTGGGATCAGGCGCACTAAGACTAGTCCGTTACATTTACATTAGATTTACGAGCCACCTCACGAGGTGGCTTTTTTTTATTCTAAATAAAGTTTTGATTTTGCTTATTAAATCGTTGCTTTCATAAAAAATGTGTAAATTTAGTACAAAAAAAACTTGATCTGAGTATCATTTCCGGTAAATTAAGAGGCGTAGGGTACAGAGGTAAGATGTTCTATCTTTTAGACCTTTTGTTTCACGTTATTGGATTAGGCTGTTTCAGCCGCCCCAGTCAGTTTTTGACTGGGGCGTTTTTTATTGGGCGAAAGAAAAGTTTCAAGTCATGTAATGCTATTGATTTATAATGGTATTTTGGTTTTTCCTGTGGTTTGTTATCTCGCCGATTATTTTTCTTTACGCTTACTTGGGTTGCCACACCTTTCCATATCAATCTGTTCGGCGTGGATATGAAACGCACTTTCAGTATTTGTTGTAAAATAACAATCCCATCTTTCTAAACCTTGTCTTTCTTGTCTCATTAATTCAGCCTTAAAAACAAGGTTGTGAAATACTTCGAGAAAATTTTGTAATTGGATTGAAAATGGGGGCTATCTGGCTGGATTTTCAATTTGGTATGGTGTGATAACCGGGCACGGAAAAATCACCAATTTGAATTTTTTTTCATCCTCGTTAATGCTTATATCCATACAAATTACAAAAAGTGAAAACCTCCATTTCTCTCCCATTGTCCCCACTGGCCGCCATGCTGTTGGGGATTTTTTTATCCATTCATTTCTCGTAGGAATAAAAAAAGCAGCGGATAGGCCGCTGCTTATTATTGATCTGTTTGTTGCTAGGCGTTGGTTGTTAGCCTGTTTGTCGGCAAGGCGATTAATCGTCGTGATTATCCAGTTCTGGATTGGTAATGATTACGTCTTCTTCGGCAAACTGCTCGGCCAGTTCTTCACGGCGCAGTTGTTCCATCATGTCATCTGTCATTAGGGCTGGAGCAAACCAAGAATCGAGCTTATTACGGAGCTGATCAACCCCTATACCTTTGAGAGATGAGAACACGTCGACTTGCACATCGCCACAAAACGCCATGGAGGCTTCGCGAATTTTCAGTAATTGCGCTTTGCGAGCACCTTGCTTGAGTTTGTCAGCTTTAGTGAGTAGCACTTGTACCGGAATGTTCACTTCGACCGCCCAGTAGATCAGCTGTTGGTCGAGATCTTTCATCGGGTGGCGAATATCCATCAGTACCACCAAGCCTTTTAAGCATTCGCGCTTTTGTAAATATTCACCCAGGGATTTCTGCCATTTCTTTTTCATTTCTAAAGGCACTTGAGCAAAACCATAACCTGGTAAATCGACGATATGGCAATTTTCTGTCACCTTAAATAGGTTTATTAATTGAGTACGACCGGGGGTCTTACTGGTTTTTGCCAGGTTTTTTTGGTTGGTTAAGCGGTTTAGGGCGCTCGATTTACCCGCATTAGAGCGGCCAGCAAAAGCAACTTCAATCCCTGCATCTTCAGGAAGGTGGCGAATATCTGGGGCACTCGTAATAAAGTGGGTATTTTGATAATGGATTTTTTCCATATTTGTTAACTCCATCTCCACTTTTGTAGAGGAATGATTGCTTTTTTATATAATTGTGTAGAATGGGATTTACTCATCTGGGCGAGACTAAAAATAAAGAATGCCCAACTAATCTTGGACATAGTGTATCACGAACCTTTCTATATCGTGGTACTGGAAGCTGATAATTATAAATGGAATGTCATGAAAAAAATCGTCCTCCTTATTAGTTTAGTTGCCAGTTGCTCTGTGTGGGCACAAGGTGATATCGAAGCCGGAAAAGAAAAATCAGCCACTTGTGCGGCCTGCCATGGTGCTGATGGTAATGCTCTAGTGGCGCAATATCCGAAACTGGCGGGTCAACACGTCAAATATCTTGAAAAGCAATTACATGATTTAAAACTCGGCATGAGCAGTGGTGGTAAGCAAGGTCGTTACGATCCTGTGATGAGCGCCATGGCAATGCCATTAACCGATCAAGACATTGCTGATTTAGCCGCTTATTATGCTTCTATTCCACAAAGCGAAGGCTCTACGCCTGAAAATGTGGTTGAACAAGGCAAAGCCTTATATTTTGCTGGTGATGCTGAAAAAGGTTTAACCGCTTGTGCTGCCTGTCATGGTCCTCGTGGTCATGGTATGGAGCTTGGTGGCTTCCCTAAAATTTCAGGTCAGAATGCCGATTATATTAAAGCTCAGTTAGAAAAATTCCGTTCAGGTGATCGTAACAATGATATGAATGGCATGATGCAAGATGTGTCGAAAAACCTCACTGATGAGCAGATTAATATTTTGTCACAATATGTTGGCGGCCTGCATTAATTGAATATGTAGGATTAAAATGATGACGTGAATTTTAATAATCACTCATCGTTATGAACTTATCGAAACCCTCAGCGACTTTGTTTGTTGAGGGTTTTGTTTATTGTGATGCTTCAGCTGAGATTAATTTAGACTTTTACAACAAAATATGCTGAATATTGATTAATAAAACTCCACTCCGAACGCCATTTCTGGTATGTTGCGCATCCTTAATATAAAGGGGGAGCAGATGCCACATTGCCCATTGTGCGAAAGCCAGCAAACCAACATCTACTTTGAAGATAAACGCCAGTATTGGCAATGTCAGACATGCCAGTTGGTGTTTGTTCATCCTGATCAGCGAGTCGATGCCGAGGCTGAAAAAGCCGTGTATGATTTGCATGAAAATGATCCACAAGACCTTGGCTACCGACGCTTTTTATCTCGCATGGCCAATCCTATATTGGAACGAATCGAACCGAATTCGACTGGGTTAGATTTCGGCTGTGGTCCTGGTCCGGCGCTTGCCATGATGCTTGAAGAGCAAGGTCATCAAGTAGCGCTTTATGATCATTACTATTACCCTAATAAACAGGTGCTTGAGCAGCAGTACGATTTTGTGACTGCCACGGAAGTGATCGAGCATTTATTTAGCCCGAATGTAGTCTGGCAGGTGTGGCTAGACCTTTTGAAACCGGGCGGTTGGCTAGGAGTGATGACCAAATTGGTCAAAGATGTTGATGCCTTTGCGACTTGGCACTATCGCCATGATCCGACTCATGTGGTGTTTTTTAGCCGCGCTACCTTTGAGTTTTTAGCCAAGCGCGATCAACTGCAACTTGAATTTATCGGTAACGACGTCATGTTACTGAAAAAGGGCGAGCGAATATCTCGCGCTTAAAATAGGAAATACAAAAGAATGTCACGTAAGAAAAAATCGAGAAAGCCTGGTTCAGCCGGTGCAGATGAAATCATTGTTACTCGTAACCGTTCAGAGTCCGATGTCGAAGGTCGTCTGCGTAAGCGTTTGAATAAGCGTAAAGGTCTGAAATCTGGCAGCCGCCATTCTGACTCGGCAGAGAACAAACAAGCGCGCTCACAATCTCAAGCGAAAGATCCGCGTCACGGCAGTAAAAAACCGGTGCCATTAGTGGTGGAAGCGAAAGCGAAACCAAGTAAGCAGCAGCGTCGATTAAATGCCGAGCAAGAGCTTGAAGCCATCCAAAATGATCCACAATTGAATGTGTTGATCGACCGTTTAGATAATGGCGAAAAATTGGGTGCAGGCCTGCAAGCGTACGTTGATCAAAAATTAGATCGCTTAGAAGCATTAATGAAGCAACTTGGCATTTTTGAGCAAGATGACGTGGTAGAATCTGAGCCTGAATTAGAGCAGGAAGAGCAACCCGCTCGTCAGTCTAAATCGAAAAAGCCAGCGTCAGATGATGATCTGCTTTCTCAGTTTGAAGATTTGGATCTTAATGATTTTAAATAGGGTTAATCAATCCTAGTCACAGCTTTTCAATAGTCGCATTGGGTAAGGAGTGTTATGTCTATCGTATTGCTAGCCATAGTTGGAGCCATCATTATTGTTGCTTTAGCAAGTTATGCTGGTTTTTTACTGATCAAAGTAAAAAAGCAAAAGCATCTGATTGAAATTCAACAGCAACGTGCAATCGAAAAACGTAACGCTAATATTTTTGAAAACGTCCATACTTTATGCATGGCAGGCATTCACGAACAGTGTGATTTATCGGAAATCGTCATTCGTGTGTACTGCATCATGGATTATGTGCAGGGTGAAGACCGAATTGATTTTAGTGCGGATTACCCTGCTATCTATGAGCTGTATGAGGTGGTCAAAGATATGGCGCGTGGCGATGAAAGGCAGAAGTTAGACAAACAAGTACGCATGAAACAGACGTTAGAGCGTCAAAAAGCGGAAGCACGTCTAACGGAGACTATCATTGCAGAACTGACTGAACTCAAACAACGTATTGCACCGCTGAATAACCAAATTCCGATAAAAATGATGTAGAACAAATCTGGTTCAGTTCTAGCCTTTGTGGGTATATCAATTTTGCTAAAGAGCCAGTATTGATACCTCACCTGAATGTCGTAGTAAAAAGTGAAGTGGAAATGAAGATGTCAAAACAACAAATCGTGTGGGATCAAGCTATGCTGGAGAAATACAACTACTCTGGCCCGCGTTATACCTCGTATCCTACGGCGGTTGAGTTTCATGAGGCATTTACCATTTCTGATTTAGACATGGCGTGTGCCAATTACCCTGAGCGTCCACTGTCTTTATATGTTCACATCCCGTTTTGTCACAAGCTGTGTTACTACTGTGGCTGCAACAAGGTCATCACTCGTCATCAGCATAAAGCCGATGATTATCTGCAAGTCTTGATTCAAGAAATCCGTGAACGTGCTCCGCTTATTCAGCAGCGAACCGTCACTCAATTGCATTTTGGTGGTGGCACACCCACCTTCCTAACTAAAATTCAAATGACGCGCATTATGACTGCATTACGCGCTGAGTTTAGCTTTAGTGACGATGCCGAAATCAGCATTGAAGTGGATCCGCGTGAAATCGAATTGGACATGTTAGATCACTTGCGCGGTGAAGGCTTTAACCGCCTCAGTATTGGCGTGCAAGACTTTGATAAAGAAGTGCAACAGCTAGTGAACCGTGAGCAAGATGAGGACTTCATTGTCGCTATGGTTGAACGTGCACGTGAGCTAGGTTTCCGCTCGACGAATCTTGATTTAATTTATGGGCTACCAAAGCAAACCCTCGCCACTTTCTCTCATACACTAGAAAAAGTGCTGGCGATGAAACCCGGTCGCCTTTCTATTTTTAACTACGCTCACATGCCGCAATTGTTTGCCGCCCAAGCGAAGTTAAAAGAAGAGCACATGCCAAGTGCAGAGCAAAAAATGGCGATCTTGCAATATACTATCCAGACCTTAACCGATGCAGGTTATCAGTTTATCGGTATGGACCACTTTGCCTTGCCGGATGACGAATTGGCCGTGGCTCAGCGCGAAGGCGTGCTGCATCGTAACTTTCAGGGCTATACCACGCAAGGCGATTGCGATTTGATTGGTTTTGGCGTGTCTGCGATTTCGATGGTCGGAAACAGCTATGCGCAAAATCAGAAAGAATTAAAGAAATACTACGCGCAAGTAGACGAGCAGCGCCATGCTCTGTGGCGTGGTGTGGTGTTAAACCAAGATGATTTGATCCGTCGTGAAGTGATTAAGCAGCTGATTTGTAACTTTACTCTCGATAAAGAATGGGTTGAAAAGGCCTTTGATTTACAATTCGATGAGTATTTTTCTGAAGATTTAGCGTTGTTGCAAACCTTCATTGATGACGAGCTGGTGGAAGTGACGGATTCGCATATCCGCGTTACCCTGCGTGGTCGTTTATTAATTCGTAATATTTGTATGTGCTTTGATACTTATTTGCGTAACCGAGCGCGTCAACAGCAATTCTCTAGGGTGATTTGATCGTTAAATAACAAATATTATATTTTTGAGAGCGATTTAGAGATAAAAATGCCGCGGATCAAATGTATTGAACCGCGGCATTTTTTTATTTGTTGTTAGGGTCTGTTGACCTTTCGTGGTTAAATTTTGTTCGAGATAAAATGCTTTTAGCCGAACCCTTCGGGCAGCGTTTGTTGGTCATTTGTGCTGCGTTATCGGCTCCTCGTGTAGGCTAGCTACACCACGGAGCCTCTGCCTTGTTCAAATACCCAACAATTCACTGCAAAAACAATCACGAAAGGTCAACAGACCCTAAGGTCTATCGTCGCCGTTTTATACATCTAATGGAAACTGCGTGGCCCATTCTTGAATTGGTGTTGGGCGGCCATAGTAGAATCCTTGAACTTGTTCACAGCCGAGTTGAGCTAGGATTTGCGCTTGTTCCGCTGTTTCTATCCCTTCGGCAACCACGGTGACATTTTTCATATCTTTCATGAGAGAAAGAATGGCCGCAGCAATCGAGTTTTCATAGTTTTCTTGTGTTAAAGGACTAATGAAAGCACGGTCTATTTTTAAGCAATCAAATGGAATGGTTTGTAAGTACGCCAATGAAGAATAACCGGTACCGAAATCGTCGACGGCAATGCCGACCCCGAGTGCTCGTATGTCATTAATGTTCTTCAGTACCGTTTCATCATCGATTAGATTACTTTCTACTACTTCTAACGTTAGGTTGTGTGGCGTTATTTGGGTTTTCTCTAAGATGTGTTTTAAATCGTAGATAAATTGTTCTGACGCTAACTGGGCAACCGCAATGTTGACGTGCAGATGAAAGTCTTTCGGCCAGCGTCCGGTGTCGATTTCATTTTGCGTATCTTGGCAGGCTTTCATTAAAATTTGCTGGCCAATTTGCAAAATCAAGCCACTTTCTTCTGCCACCGGAATGAACTGGAATGGTGGAATAAGGCCACGAGTAGGTGACAGCCAACGAGCTAAGGCTTCAGCACCGACAATTTTATTGGTTTTCAAATCAATCAAGGGTTGATAGAAAGGTTCAAATTCGTGGTGTTTTAACGCCTCAGTGATTTGCACAATCGTCTTAGTGCGCTGGAGCGAGGCTTCTTCAAGCTCAACCGAATAAGTCGCATCTTTCAGTTGCAACTTCTTGGCATGACTGAGTGCAATGCTCGCTTGGCGCAGCCATTGCTCAACTTGAGGTGTATCGACGGCTTGGCTGACCCCAATGGAAGGCGCTAATAAGATGTTTTCCATATCGACTGGAATGGCGGTGGCAAAGGCTTTTAGGATGACACTGACAAAAGAGGCTTTGGAACCTTCTTCCATGAATGGGATCACAATGGCAAATTCACTACCGCCAATACGTGCATGGTAGCTGGTATCTGGTGAGATATGTTTAATACGCTGCGCAATCGCCGTCAGTAGTTGATCACCTTTTAAGTAACCTAGACTGTCGTTGACATCACGGAAGTTATCAAAACCAATGACGAACACGAAACCGTCCAGTTTTTTGATGTTTTGGACCGCTTCGATGAGCCCTTCACGGCTGTAGAGCTGTGTTAATGAGTCATACGCGAGCTGTTTATGCAAGTCGGTAAACGCATTTTGTAAGTCACTCGCCATATCATTGAAAGACTTCACCAGGCTGTAGGTTTCAAACGTTTGACCAGACACTGGCAGTGGTGTCGTCCATTCGCGTTTCGCCAGTTTCTGCGCTGCTTTGGCTGTTTGTGTGATAGGCGATGTCACACGAGTTAAGAAGATAAAACCAGCTAGACACAAAATGAGCGTACTGGCTACGATCATAGTGTTCATCATGTCTTGTTGATTGGATAGCTTGCTTAATACTTCTGATTCTGGAATCGAGATGGCGATATGCCAGTCTAGCCCGTAGTCGTCGCGGAAGGAGGTCACATAAGCGAATTGTTTTTTCTTATTCAGCACATAGCTGAATACGGTGTCATCAACTTGGTCTAGATTCACGTAGGCTTGAGCCGTTGCTTTGATGGACGGGTCTTTACTATTAAAAATAGAACGACGACCACCACTGATAGAAAGTGGGCTATTGGCTTCTGTTTTCGGCGCGTTGTCGGAAAAAACGTTGTTTATATTTTCTGATTGGGCAATTAAGCGTTGCTCTGAGTCAAAGATGAATATCGAGCGACTATGCTTGCTCTTTTGTTCAGTTAAGAATTTATTGAAGGTGGAAATACGAATATCCGCCGCAATTACGCCGTAGAGCTCATTGTTGTTTAACACTGGAGTCAGTGCAGAAAGGGTGATGTCTTGTTTCTCGTCGTTATTGATATAAGGTTCGGACCACATTTGCTTACGAGCGTTGACGACAGGGGCAAACCAAGGTCTTGGGTGCATATCATAATTTTCAACACGGTAAATTGGGGTCGAGTGAGTGGTTGTGCCGGAGAAGACCACTAAATCGTCTTGCGTGGTTTCATCTTTTAACAATAGAGATAACGACTGATTAGCTTCACGACGGAACCCATAGTAATAACCACTTTTGTTCAGCCCGATATTAAGCATATCTAATTGAGGGACTTGGTCTTTGATATGGTTATAAGTATCAAAAATAAATTGAATACGGCTCTCAGAGGTGCTGTTTTCTGCCAAAAATTGGTGTTTAACGGATTGGCTAAGAGCTGAGCTGATGATGAAAGTAGGGTAAAGGTAATCGGCCAGGTTCGCTTTGATGGTTTGCGACATGGTCGTTAATTCTTTACGGCTGATCTCATTTAAGGTGTTTTCATAGCTGATCGATTGAATAACGTATATCACGCCACTCATGAGCAATAGAATGAGTGTCAAAGGTAGAATAATGGCGGTACGTAATGTTAATCGAGGTGCTTTCATCTGCATCTATATATTGAAAAGTTGAATGGTTAATTATAGTGGAAAAAATTTTAGGCAAGAATAGTTAACAAGATAAAAAAGTCTTAAAAATGAGACTTTAATTGATGTTATTTATCTTATTGATTTTAAATTTAATTAATCTTTTTTGGTTTACTTGTTGTAAATGAAATGTGATGTATTTATATGAAATGGTCATGATTGAAAAATGAAAAAAAATTCACCGCATTAAATTATAAATGCGGTGAATGTAATAATGATTTCTCACAGAGTAAGCCGATAAAGATTACTCAATATTGAGCTCTTTCAATTTTCGTGTCAGGGTATTTCTTCCCCAGCCTAATAATTTAGCGGCATCTTGTTTATGCCCATTGGTATGGGTGAGTGCGGTTTGCAATAGAATGCGTTCAAATTCCGGTTGGGCAATATTCAGCAGTTCTGATTCACCAGCTGCAAGCGCCGATTGTGCCCAGGATTCTAAGCGTTGTTGCCATGAACCCGCTCCACCCTCTTGGCTGTTAGCTCGTTTTTCATGAATCAATTCAGCAGGAAGATCGTTAGGTAACACTTCGCTACCACTGGCCATGACGGTCAGCCAGCGGCAGATATTTTCTAATTGGCGTACGTTGCCCGGCCAAGGTAGGCGGTTAAGGGTTTCGACTGTGCTTTTATGTAGCGTTTTGACATCAACGCCAAGCTCATCAGCCGCGCGGGCAAGAAAGTGCGTGGCCAATTTTTCGATATCCTGACGACGTTCTCGCAGAGCGGGAATGTGTACTCGAATGACATTCAAACGGTGGAATAAGTCTTCACGGAAATCGCCTTTTTCTACCAAACGTTCTAAGTTTTGATGAGTGGCCGCAATGATACGTACATCCACACTGACTGGAGCGTGGCCACCAACTCGATAGAACTGCCCGTCAGCCAAAACACGCAATAGACGAGTTTGAATATCCAGTGGCATATCACCAATTTCATCTAAGAATAACGTACCGCCATTGGCTTGCTCAAATCGGCCTTGGCGAACACTATTGGCGCCAGTAAATGCGCCTTTTTCGTGACCGAATAATTCCGATTCAATCAAATCTTTTGGAATTGCTGCCATGTTTAAAGCAATAAACGGGTTTTTAGAACGAGGGCTATGGCGATGCAGTGCGTGAGCGACCAATTCTTTACCCGTACCCGACTCACCATTAATTAATACTGAAATGGATGAACGTGATAAACGACCAATCGCACGAAACACTTCCTGCATCGCTGGGGCTTCACCTAGGATCTCCGGCGTGACGGTTTTGAGGACATCTTCACTGGTGCTGGTGTGTTTTTGTTCGTGGCTATGGGTAATTGCCCTTTCGACCAAGGTCAGGGTTTCATCAATATCGAATGGCTTTGGCAGATATTCAAAAGCCCCCGTCTGATACGCATTGACGGCTGCGTCCAGATCCGAATGAGCGGTCATGATGATCACAGGTAAATCTGGGTGGCTGGCTTGAACTTGTTTTAATAACGCTA comes from the Vibrio gangliei genome and includes:
- the yihA gene encoding ribosome biogenesis GTP-binding protein YihA/YsxC, whose protein sequence is MEKIHYQNTHFITSAPDIRHLPEDAGIEVAFAGRSNAGKSSALNRLTNQKNLAKTSKTPGRTQLINLFKVTENCHIVDLPGYGFAQVPLEMKKKWQKSLGEYLQKRECLKGLVVLMDIRHPMKDLDQQLIYWAVEVNIPVQVLLTKADKLKQGARKAQLLKIREASMAFCGDVQVDVFSSLKGIGVDQLRNKLDSWFAPALMTDDMMEQLRREELAEQFAEEDVIITNPELDNHDD
- a CDS encoding c-type cytochrome yields the protein MKKIVLLISLVASCSVWAQGDIEAGKEKSATCAACHGADGNALVAQYPKLAGQHVKYLEKQLHDLKLGMSSGGKQGRYDPVMSAMAMPLTDQDIADLAAYYASIPQSEGSTPENVVEQGKALYFAGDAEKGLTACAACHGPRGHGMELGGFPKISGQNADYIKAQLEKFRSGDRNNDMNGMMQDVSKNLTDEQINILSQYVGGLH
- a CDS encoding class I SAM-dependent methyltransferase; translation: MPHCPLCESQQTNIYFEDKRQYWQCQTCQLVFVHPDQRVDAEAEKAVYDLHENDPQDLGYRRFLSRMANPILERIEPNSTGLDFGCGPGPALAMMLEEQGHQVALYDHYYYPNKQVLEQQYDFVTATEVIEHLFSPNVVWQVWLDLLKPGGWLGVMTKLVKDVDAFATWHYRHDPTHVVFFSRATFEFLAKRDQLQLEFIGNDVMLLKKGERISRA
- the yihI gene encoding Der GTPase-activating protein YihI — protein: MSRKKKSRKPGSAGADEIIVTRNRSESDVEGRLRKRLNKRKGLKSGSRHSDSAENKQARSQSQAKDPRHGSKKPVPLVVEAKAKPSKQQRRLNAEQELEAIQNDPQLNVLIDRLDNGEKLGAGLQAYVDQKLDRLEALMKQLGIFEQDDVVESEPELEQEEQPARQSKSKKPASDDDLLSQFEDLDLNDFK
- a CDS encoding DUF2489 domain-containing protein, with product MSIVLLAIVGAIIIVALASYAGFLLIKVKKQKHLIEIQQQRAIEKRNANIFENVHTLCMAGIHEQCDLSEIVIRVYCIMDYVQGEDRIDFSADYPAIYELYEVVKDMARGDERQKLDKQVRMKQTLERQKAEARLTETIIAELTELKQRIAPLNNQIPIKMM
- the hemN gene encoding oxygen-independent coproporphyrinogen III oxidase, which codes for MSKQQIVWDQAMLEKYNYSGPRYTSYPTAVEFHEAFTISDLDMACANYPERPLSLYVHIPFCHKLCYYCGCNKVITRHQHKADDYLQVLIQEIRERAPLIQQRTVTQLHFGGGTPTFLTKIQMTRIMTALRAEFSFSDDAEISIEVDPREIELDMLDHLRGEGFNRLSIGVQDFDKEVQQLVNREQDEDFIVAMVERARELGFRSTNLDLIYGLPKQTLATFSHTLEKVLAMKPGRLSIFNYAHMPQLFAAQAKLKEEHMPSAEQKMAILQYTIQTLTDAGYQFIGMDHFALPDDELAVAQREGVLHRNFQGYTTQGDCDLIGFGVSAISMVGNSYAQNQKELKKYYAQVDEQRHALWRGVVLNQDDLIRREVIKQLICNFTLDKEWVEKAFDLQFDEYFSEDLALLQTFIDDELVEVTDSHIRVTLRGRLLIRNICMCFDTYLRNRARQQQFSRVI
- a CDS encoding bifunctional diguanylate cyclase/phosphodiesterase; the encoded protein is MKAPRLTLRTAIILPLTLILLLMSGVIYVIQSISYENTLNEISRKELTTMSQTIKANLADYLYPTFIISSALSQSVKHQFLAENSTSESRIQFIFDTYNHIKDQVPQLDMLNIGLNKSGYYYGFRREANQSLSLLLKDETTQDDLVVFSGTTTHSTPIYRVENYDMHPRPWFAPVVNARKQMWSEPYINNDEKQDITLSALTPVLNNNELYGVIAADIRISTFNKFLTEQKSKHSRSIFIFDSEQRLIAQSENINNVFSDNAPKTEANSPLSISGGRRSIFNSKDPSIKATAQAYVNLDQVDDTVFSYVLNKKKQFAYVTSFRDDYGLDWHIAISIPESEVLSKLSNQQDMMNTMIVASTLILCLAGFIFLTRVTSPITQTAKAAQKLAKREWTTPLPVSGQTFETYSLVKSFNDMASDLQNAFTDLHKQLAYDSLTQLYSREGLIEAVQNIKKLDGFVFVIGFDNFRDVNDSLGYLKGDQLLTAIAQRIKHISPDTSYHARIGGSEFAIVIPFMEEGSKASFVSVILKAFATAIPVDMENILLAPSIGVSQAVDTPQVEQWLRQASIALSHAKKLQLKDATYSVELEEASLQRTKTIVQITEALKHHEFEPFYQPLIDLKTNKIVGAEALARWLSPTRGLIPPFQFIPVAEESGLILQIGQQILMKACQDTQNEIDTGRWPKDFHLHVNIAVAQLASEQFIYDLKHILEKTQITPHNLTLEVVESNLIDDETVLKNINDIRALGVGIAVDDFGTGYSSLAYLQTIPFDCLKIDRAFISPLTQENYENSIAAAILSLMKDMKNVTVVAEGIETAEQAQILAQLGCEQVQGFYYGRPTPIQEWATQFPLDV
- the glnG gene encoding nitrogen regulation protein NR(I); this encodes MSKGFVWVVDDDSSIRWVLEKTLSSANIHCETFADAESVLLALERETPDVLISDIRMSGMDGLALLKQVQASHPDLPVIIMTAHSDLDAAVNAYQTGAFEYLPKPFDIDETLTLVERAITHSHEQKHTSTSEDVLKTVTPEILGEAPAMQEVFRAIGRLSRSSISVLINGESGTGKELVAHALHRHSPRSKNPFIALNMAAIPKDLIESELFGHEKGAFTGANSVRQGRFEQANGGTLFLDEIGDMPLDIQTRLLRVLADGQFYRVGGHAPVSVDVRIIAATHQNLERLVEKGDFREDLFHRLNVIRVHIPALRERRQDIEKLATHFLARAADELGVDVKTLHKSTVETLNRLPWPGNVRQLENICRWLTVMASGSEVLPNDLPAELIHEKRANSQEGGAGSWQQRLESWAQSALAAGESELLNIAQPEFERILLQTALTHTNGHKQDAAKLLGWGRNTLTRKLKELNIE